The Roseimicrobium gellanilyticum DNA segment GCGGTGACCGGCTCTTTCTTGCCTGCGGTGCCGGGCTTGAGCCCGGGGAGGTCGATGCCCTGGGCCATGATGGCGGCGGGCAGGAGCATGAGAAGTGCGAGAGAACGTAGCAGCGGACGAATCATGGCAGAGGGAGCAGCAGTGGTGACGTGACGATGCGAAGAACAAGAGAAAGCATGACCGGAACTCACGCACCTCAGGAATCCTGAGGCGGCAGGTCGTTGTGGGACCCATCGCAATACGGTGGATTCTTTGTGTGCTTGCAGTTGCAGAGCCACACGCGGCGCTTTTCCGTGAGGGTGAATTTCAAAGGGGCGATGCCGGTCCCCTTGTGCGAGCCATCGCACAGGGGTTGATGCCCTGAGCGACCACAACGACACCACCAGTGCACTCCGGCTTCGAGTTCCAGAGTCACGGGCATGGGTGAGGATGTTTGCGGTGTTGGCACGGGATTCATCTCCATCACTCCCAAAGGGTTCGATTGATGCGCGCCCGTGGATGTTTTGGATTCACCTCACACGGTATTTGGGATGCCTGCCACCTCGGCAATCAGCTTGGGACCGCGGTAGACGAGGCCACTGTAGACCTGCACGAGGGAAGCGCCCGCTTGCAGCTTCGCCTCGGCATCCATCTCGCCCATAATGCCGCCAACGCCGATGATGGGTGGTGGCGCTCCTTTGGCCTCACTCTTCAGGGCAAGAGCGAGGGTGGCAATCACGGCAGTGGACTGCCGCATGAGCGGCTTCCCGCTCAGGCCGCCAGCTTCTTTCCAAAGCTTGTTCTTTTTCACCCCTTCGCGGTCGATGGTGGTGTTTGTTGCGATGACACCTTCCATGCCCAGCTCTGCGAAGACCCTGGCGAGGACCTCGATTTGTTCTTCACCGAGGTCAGGGGCGATCTTCACCAGCAGGGGGCGATGCACGCCATGTGTCGTGGCCAGGCGCGCCTGCTCTTCTTTGAGTGTGCCGAGGAGACGGCGGATGGGCTCCTCCGCTTGCAGGTCGCGGAGACCCTTGGTGTTGGGAGACGAGATGTTCACCGCAATGTAGTCCGCCACCTGGTAGGCCTTGCGCAGGCAGGTGAGGTAGTCATCCGCTGCGTTCTCCAGTGGTGTGTCGAAGTTCTTGCCGATGTTCACTCCGATGATGCCGGTGCTCGTGCGCCGCTCCAGGCGATGCACAGCTTCATCGATGCCTGGGTTGTTGAAACCCATGCGGTTGATGATGCCCTCCTGTTCCACCAGGCGGAAGAGGCGGGGAGTGGGATTGCCGGGTTGCGGGCGAGGAGTGAGGGTGCCTACCTCCACATGGCCGAATCCCAAGGCGCTCCAGGCATCCACGGCAGAGGCAGACTTGTCCATCCCGGCGGCGAGGCCCACGCAGTTGGGAAATTTGAGGCCCATCACCGTGCGGGCTTTGGAGGGAGCAGGTTCCGGATCGGGCAACATGCCCAGCAGATGGCTGGCGCGCAGCAGCTTCACAGTCCATTCATGAGCCGTCTCTGCATCCAGTTGAAACAGGAGAG contains these protein-coding regions:
- a CDS encoding CDGSH iron-sulfur domain-containing protein; amino-acid sequence: MPVTLELEAGVHWWCRCGRSGHQPLCDGSHKGTGIAPLKFTLTEKRRVWLCNCKHTKNPPYCDGSHNDLPPQDS
- a CDS encoding quinone-dependent dihydroorotate dehydrogenase, which produces MPLIHRLYPILRPLLFQLDAETAHEWTVKLLRASHLLGMLPDPEPAPSKARTVMGLKFPNCVGLAAGMDKSASAVDAWSALGFGHVEVGTLTPRPQPGNPTPRLFRLVEQEGIINRMGFNNPGIDEAVHRLERRTSTGIIGVNIGKNFDTPLENAADDYLTCLRKAYQVADYIAVNISSPNTKGLRDLQAEEPIRRLLGTLKEEQARLATTHGVHRPLLVKIAPDLGEEQIEVLARVFAELGMEGVIATNTTIDREGVKKNKLWKEAGGLSGKPLMRQSTAVIATLALALKSEAKGAPPPIIGVGGIMGEMDAEAKLQAGASLVQVYSGLVYRGPKLIAEVAGIPNTV